The Tursiops truncatus isolate mTurTru1 chromosome 6, mTurTru1.mat.Y, whole genome shotgun sequence genome includes a window with the following:
- the NAIF1 gene encoding nuclear apoptosis-inducing factor 1 isoform X1 — protein MAVPAKKRKMNFSEREVEIIVEELELKKHLLVNHFNAGVPLAAKSAAWHGILRRVNAVATCRRELPEVKKKWSDLKTEVRRKVAQVRAAVEGGEAPGPTEEDGAGGPGTGGGSGAGGPAVAPVLLTPMQQRICNLLGEATIISLPSTTEIHPVALGPTATAAAATVTLTQIPAETAYHTLEEGVVEYCTAEAPPPLPAEAPVEMMAQHADTAVKPQALKSRIALNSAKLIQEQRVTNLHVKEIAQHLEQQNDLLQMIRRSQEVQACAQERQAQAMEGTQAALSVLIQVLRPMIKDFRRYLQSNMPNPTTASDPGQVAQNGQPDSIIQ, from the exons ATGGCCGTCCcagccaagaaaaggaaaatgaacttTTCTGAGCGAGAGGTGGAGATCATCGTGGAGGAGTTGGAACTGAAGAAGCACCTGCTGGTGAACCACTTCAACGCTGGGGTCCCTCTGGCTGCCAAGAGCGCGGCATGGCATGGCATCCTGAGAAGGGTCAACGCCGTGGCCACCTGCCGCAGGGAGCTGCCTGAGGTCAAGAAGAAGTGGTCTGACCTCAAGACCGAGGTCCGTCGCAAGGTTGCCCAGGTCCGGGCGGCTGTGGAGGGTGGCGAGGCCCCAGGGCCCACTGAGGAAGACGGAGCTGGTGGGCCTGGGACAGGTGGTGGCAGTGGCGCTGGTGGCCCAGCTGTAGCCCCCGTACTGCTCACCCCCATGCAACAGCGCATCTGCAACCTGCTgggtgaggccaccatcatcagCCTGCCCAGTACCACAGAGATCCACCCCGTGGCCCTTGGACCCACGGCTACTGCAGCCGCAGCCACGGTCACCCTGACACAGA TCCCCGCAGAGACCGCCTATCACACGCTGGAGGAGGGAGTGGTGGAGTACTGCACGGCCgaggcccccccacccctgccagcgGAGGCCCCCGTGGAGATGATGGCCCAGCATGCCGACACCGCAGTCAAGCCACAGGCGCTCAAGAGCCGCATAGCCCTCAACTCAGCCAAGCTGATCCAGGAGCAGCGGGTCACCAACCTGCACGTGAAGGAGATTGCCCAGCACCTGGAGCAGCAGAATGACTTGCTACAGATGATCCGTCGCTCCCAGGAGGTGCAGGCCTGTGCCCAAGAGCGCCAGGCTCAGGCCATGGAGGGCACCCAGGCGGCCCTGAGTGTCCTCATCCAGGTCCTCCGGCCCATGATCAAAGATTTCCGCCGCTACCTGCAGAGCAACATGCCCAACCCCACCACTGCCTCTGACCCTGGACAGGTGGCCCAGAATGGGCAGCCGGACAGCATCATCCAGTGA
- the NAIF1 gene encoding nuclear apoptosis-inducing factor 1 isoform X2 — MEVGKGIKHWSKSVAILEEGGPLGIPLTKVVKETGRHLLGTLASAFPLPPPFLLGRKRHGSQENTEEGRTSGALRGACGSAFISQKQLSGVMMNTLDSGIGGDLHFFLDLMNQLTLVPAETAYHTLEEGVVEYCTAEAPPPLPAEAPVEMMAQHADTAVKPQALKSRIALNSAKLIQEQRVTNLHVKEIAQHLEQQNDLLQMIRRSQEVQACAQERQAQAMEGTQAALSVLIQVLRPMIKDFRRYLQSNMPNPTTASDPGQVAQNGQPDSIIQ; from the exons ATGGAGGTGGGAAAGGGGATCAAACACTGGTCTAAATCAGTTGCTATTCTGGAAGAGGGAGGACCTTTAGGTATTCCATTGACCAAGGTGGTCAAGGAGACAGGGAGGCATTTATTGGGCACTTTAGCTAGTGccttcccactcccacctccttTTCTGCTTGGCCGTAAAAGACATGGAAGTCAAGAAAACACTGAAGAAGGCCGGACCAGTGGGGCACTTCGGGGAGCATGTGGCTCTGCCTTTATTAGCCAGAAGCAGCTCAGTGGGGTGATGATGAACACATTGGACTCTGGTATTGGGGGAGACCTGCATTTCTTCCTGGACCTGATGAATCAgctgaccttag TCCCCGCAGAGACCGCCTATCACACGCTGGAGGAGGGAGTGGTGGAGTACTGCACGGCCgaggcccccccacccctgccagcgGAGGCCCCCGTGGAGATGATGGCCCAGCATGCCGACACCGCAGTCAAGCCACAGGCGCTCAAGAGCCGCATAGCCCTCAACTCAGCCAAGCTGATCCAGGAGCAGCGGGTCACCAACCTGCACGTGAAGGAGATTGCCCAGCACCTGGAGCAGCAGAATGACTTGCTACAGATGATCCGTCGCTCCCAGGAGGTGCAGGCCTGTGCCCAAGAGCGCCAGGCTCAGGCCATGGAGGGCACCCAGGCGGCCCTGAGTGTCCTCATCCAGGTCCTCCGGCCCATGATCAAAGATTTCCGCCGCTACCTGCAGAGCAACATGCCCAACCCCACCACTGCCTCTGACCCTGGACAGGTGGCCCAGAATGGGCAGCCGGACAGCATCATCCAGTGA